From one Cryptosporangium phraense genomic stretch:
- the chvE gene encoding multiple monosaccharide ABC transporter substrate-binding protein, with protein MRAKKVLGGVVAVGLSLALTACGGGRGSDDNKASSGDNKGALIGVAMPTKVSERWIADGDAVKADLEKAGYKVDLEYANNQIPQQVQQVGNMITKGAKVLIIASIDGGSLSDQLDEAAKQGIKVISYDRLLTGNKNVDYYVSFDNEKVGVEQGTSLLQGLGVVDKDGKDLGKKGPFNIELFAGSNDDSNSAFFFKGAMSVLQPYIDKKVLVVKSGQTQFNQVTTLRWDPATAKARMQNLIAKSYSGGAIVNGVLSPYDGLSLGIVSALTGAGYGNGAKKLPVITGQDAEVPSLKSILAGQQYSTIFKDTRKLGHQAATMTNDLLTGKKPEVNDTKTYDNKVKVVPSYLFPPVVITKENVQTDVIATGYHTQAELDK; from the coding sequence ATGCGTGCGAAGAAGGTGCTCGGCGGCGTCGTCGCCGTAGGGCTCTCGCTGGCCCTGACCGCCTGCGGCGGTGGCCGTGGGTCGGACGACAACAAGGCCAGTTCCGGCGACAACAAGGGCGCGCTGATCGGCGTCGCCATGCCGACCAAGGTCTCCGAGCGGTGGATCGCCGACGGTGACGCGGTCAAGGCCGACCTCGAGAAGGCCGGTTACAAGGTCGACCTGGAGTACGCGAACAACCAGATCCCGCAGCAGGTCCAGCAGGTCGGCAACATGATCACCAAGGGCGCGAAGGTCCTGATCATCGCGTCGATCGACGGTGGCTCGCTCTCCGACCAGCTGGACGAGGCGGCCAAGCAGGGCATCAAGGTCATCTCCTACGACCGCCTGCTGACCGGCAACAAGAACGTCGACTACTACGTCTCGTTCGACAACGAGAAGGTCGGCGTGGAGCAGGGCACCAGCCTGCTGCAGGGCCTCGGCGTCGTCGACAAGGACGGCAAGGACCTGGGCAAGAAGGGCCCGTTCAACATCGAGCTCTTCGCCGGTAGCAACGACGACAGCAACTCGGCGTTCTTCTTCAAGGGCGCGATGTCGGTGCTGCAGCCCTACATCGACAAGAAGGTGCTGGTCGTCAAGAGCGGCCAGACGCAGTTCAACCAGGTCACGACCCTGCGTTGGGACCCGGCCACGGCCAAGGCCCGCATGCAGAACCTGATCGCGAAGTCGTACTCCGGTGGCGCGATCGTCAACGGCGTGCTCTCGCCCTACGACGGTCTCTCGCTGGGCATCGTGTCGGCGCTCACCGGTGCCGGCTACGGCAACGGCGCGAAGAAGCTCCCGGTCATCACCGGTCAGGACGCCGAGGTGCCGAGCCTGAAGTCGATCCTCGCGGGTCAGCAGTACTCGACGATCTTCAAGGACACCCGGAAGCTCGGGCACCAGGCCGCGACGATGACCAACGACCTGCTCACCGGCAAGAAGCCGGAGGTCAACGACACGAAGACCTACGACAACAAGGTCAAGGTCGTGCCGAGCTACCTGTTCCCGCCGGTCGTCATCACCAAGGAGAACGTCCAGACGGACGTGATCGCGACCGGGTACCACACCCAGGCAGAACTGGACAAGTAG
- a CDS encoding L-ribulose-5-phosphate 4-epimerase, with product MRELLVDLHRELIRWGLVVWTAGNVSQRIPGEDLFLIKPSGVFYDALTPESMVVCDFEGRLVEGELSPSSDTAAHAYVYKHMADVGGVVHTHSTYATAWAARGEPIPCVLTMMADEFGGDIPVGPFALIGDDSIGRGIVETLTNHRSPAVLMRNHGPFTIGKDAKAAVKAAVMLEDVARTVHIAQQGGPVEPVDKAAIDRLYDRYQNVYGQK from the coding sequence ATGAGGGAACTGCTCGTCGACCTGCACCGGGAGCTGATCCGCTGGGGTCTGGTCGTCTGGACCGCCGGGAACGTCTCCCAGCGGATCCCCGGCGAGGACCTGTTCCTGATCAAGCCCTCCGGCGTCTTCTACGACGCGCTCACCCCGGAGTCGATGGTCGTCTGCGACTTCGAGGGGCGCCTCGTCGAGGGGGAGCTGTCCCCGTCCAGTGACACCGCCGCGCACGCCTACGTCTACAAGCACATGGCGGACGTCGGGGGAGTGGTCCACACCCACTCGACGTACGCGACGGCGTGGGCGGCGCGGGGCGAACCGATCCCGTGCGTGCTCACGATGATGGCCGACGAGTTCGGCGGCGACATCCCGGTCGGGCCGTTCGCGCTGATCGGGGACGACTCGATCGGCCGGGGAATCGTCGAGACGCTCACGAACCACCGGTCGCCGGCCGTGCTGATGCGCAACCACGGCCCGTTCACGATCGGCAAGGACGCGAAGGCCGCGGTGAAGGCGGCGGTGATGCTCGAGGACGTCGCCCGCACCGTCCACATCGCGCAACAAGGCGGACCGGTCGAACCGGTCGACAAGGCAGCGATCGACCGGCTCTACGACCGCTACCAGAACGTGTACGGCCAGAAGTGA